A single candidate division WOR-3 bacterium DNA region contains:
- a CDS encoding SLC13 family permease: MNHTSDFIHKDLIYEVPAAKAEELFRFVGATLKEKNHIENIEGLVEELLAREQKGSTGVGDGIAIPHAFITGLSKPVVITLLLDKGIDFSAADGAPVKVLFFVLAPENQRETYLKILGRLATILHNPETKKQLLGARTSHDAYRTLVQPRVTNFFYNNRRYFYLLGIILGAYLFAAYFVPRISIAPTQSAIALDYLRFNETPWVTKQIVTFTIFFTIGVGTLLFWQYRVAIAATALGILLFTGVMDLDTTVRFMSIPTILFIISMMVVVAWLDSNGVFKFVITKVMKKIGPRPRTLYIFLLLLSVILGGLTGEVSGIIVTTTLAIGLAKRFRIEPFPYVIGLVFATNIGSALTLIGNPIGIYIAFAGNLTFNDFLRWATPLSLSAAIVITFFTLYLFRKLIPGSVQEDMGALDEWKDVRDRREFYVSIITFVVLVGLISTHQVIETLLKLKEATVIVAAPLVVVGAILFVSKERGKKFLVKDVDWWTILFFMFLFANAACLEYTGVTAKIAYLLENISQNITIPFIPADIKTTVVAMVILLFFSAIASGFVDNLPIIAALVPIVLDLKNIGLPHAEILWWALLFGGCFGGNLSMIGSSANVVALSRYEEITGRSIRFGHWFRYGLPVVIISVVFVCIALMIQIKLSP; encoded by the coding sequence ATGAACCATACCAGTGACTTTATTCACAAAGACTTAATCTATGAAGTGCCCGCGGCAAAGGCAGAGGAGTTGTTCCGGTTCGTCGGCGCGACGCTCAAGGAAAAGAACCACATAGAGAATATCGAAGGGCTCGTTGAAGAATTACTGGCACGCGAACAAAAGGGGTCAACCGGCGTCGGCGACGGCATAGCAATCCCCCACGCCTTCATCACCGGACTATCTAAACCTGTTGTCATCACGCTGCTGCTTGATAAAGGCATCGATTTCAGCGCCGCCGACGGCGCACCGGTAAAGGTCCTATTTTTCGTCCTTGCTCCGGAGAACCAGCGAGAAACATACCTGAAGATCCTTGGCCGCCTCGCAACAATCTTGCACAATCCAGAAACCAAAAAGCAACTTCTGGGCGCGCGAACAAGTCATGATGCATACCGTACGCTGGTACAACCGCGGGTCACCAATTTCTTCTACAATAACCGCAGATATTTTTACCTCCTGGGGATCATTCTTGGCGCCTATTTGTTTGCTGCTTATTTCGTCCCCAGAATTTCGATCGCACCGACTCAGAGCGCAATCGCTCTGGATTATCTTCGTTTCAATGAAACACCCTGGGTGACCAAGCAAATTGTGACATTCACTATCTTCTTCACGATCGGCGTCGGCACGCTGCTCTTCTGGCAATACCGGGTGGCCATTGCCGCAACGGCGCTAGGAATACTACTTTTTACAGGTGTTATGGACCTCGACACGACGGTCCGGTTCATGAGCATTCCAACAATACTCTTCATTATTTCAATGATGGTTGTCGTCGCCTGGCTCGACAGCAACGGCGTGTTCAAATTTGTCATTACCAAGGTCATGAAGAAGATCGGCCCAAGACCCCGCACCCTTTATATCTTTCTTCTCCTTTTATCGGTCATCCTTGGCGGGCTTACCGGCGAGGTCAGCGGGATCATTGTGACAACCACGCTTGCTATCGGCTTAGCCAAGCGTTTCCGCATTGAGCCATTTCCTTATGTGATCGGTCTCGTATTTGCCACCAATATAGGCTCGGCACTGACGCTCATCGGCAACCCGATCGGTATCTATATAGCCTTTGCCGGAAATCTGACGTTCAATGACTTCCTGCGCTGGGCAACACCGCTCTCGCTGTCCGCGGCGATCGTGATCACATTCTTCACACTCTACCTGTTCCGTAAATTAATTCCAGGAAGTGTCCAGGAGGATATGGGTGCTCTGGACGAATGGAAAGACGTCCGGGACCGCAGAGAATTCTACGTGTCGATCATCACATTCGTAGTACTGGTTGGGTTGATCAGTACCCACCAGGTCATTGAAACCCTTCTGAAACTCAAAGAAGCGACCGTCATCGTTGCCGCGCCGCTTGTCGTCGTCGGCGCCATCCTCTTTGTTTCAAAGGAACGCGGCAAGAAGTTCCTTGTCAAGGATGTTGATTGGTGGACAATATTGTTCTTCATGTTCCTCTTCGCCAACGCCGCGTGCCTGGAGTATACAGGAGTAACCGCGAAAATCGCCTACCTGCTGGAGAATATTTCCCAGAATATAACCATACCGTTCATCCCGGCTGATATTAAAACCACGGTTGTGGCAATGGTCATCTTGTTATTCTTCTCCGCGATCGCGTCGGGTTTTGTCGATAACCTCCCGATCATCGCAGCGCTCGTTCCCATTGTCCTCGACCTCAAGAATATCGGATTGCCACACGCTGAGATCCTCTGGTGGGCACTGCTTTTTGGCGGCTGTTTTGGCGGCAATCTCTCCATGATCGGTTCCAGTGCCAACGTTGTCGCTCTTTCGAGGTATGAAGAGATAACCGGAAGGTCGATACGGTTTGGCCACTGGTTCCGCTATGGCCTGCCCGTGGTCATTATCTCCGTAGTCTTTGTCTGTATTGCATTGATGATCCAGATCAAACTCTCACCTTAA
- a CDS encoding MGMT family protein: MPKKRRSWHEKLHDSKGLPKVIEINDKIGKKWGSGTLVIPAPVEVDEVMKKVPKGKLITINDIRDYMAKKYKATIGCPITCGIFAWVAAHAAHEDWRAGKKRITPYWRTLKTGGVINEKYPGGVDVQKKLLRQEGHKIVKKGKKYVVVDFEKRLAKL; the protein is encoded by the coding sequence ATGCCTAAGAAACGCAGATCATGGCATGAGAAACTGCACGATAGTAAGGGTTTGCCCAAAGTAATCGAGATAAATGACAAGATTGGCAAGAAGTGGGGAAGTGGTACATTGGTCATCCCGGCTCCAGTAGAAGTCGATGAAGTCATGAAAAAGGTACCCAAGGGAAAATTGATCACGATAAATGACATACGCGACTATATGGCCAAGAAATACAAGGCTACGATCGGCTGTCCGATCACGTGTGGAATATTTGCCTGGGTCGCCGCACATGCCGCGCATGAAGATTGGCGGGCAGGGAAAAAGCGTATCACACCTTACTGGCGGACACTCAAAACAGGTGGCGTCATCAATGAAAAGTACCCGGGTGGCGTCGACGTGCAGAAGAAGCTTCTGCGACAGGAGGGGCATAAGATTGTGAAAAAAGGCAAGAAATATGTTGTCGTTGATTTCGAGAAACGGCTTGCGAAACTCTAG
- a CDS encoding LEA type 2 family protein: MKRILVLTVLLSLVLSCASIKERLAIKECKFSLISVKPYSFTFNNLKLDFDIKVDNPNNVDAVLDKFVYTFFANNTQVFTGTTGNKVTVEAKKSEQFTTTITLEYNAIGQALAEAMRLGSAAYRIDARAYVTTILGEISYPVSIELN; this comes from the coding sequence ATGAAGAGAATACTAGTTCTTACAGTTCTGCTATCTTTGGTCCTTTCGTGTGCCAGCATAAAGGAACGTCTGGCAATAAAAGAATGCAAGTTCTCACTAATCTCAGTAAAACCATATTCTTTTACATTCAATAATCTCAAACTGGATTTCGATATAAAGGTCGATAACCCCAACAATGTTGATGCGGTGCTCGACAAGTTTGTCTATACTTTTTTCGCGAATAACACGCAGGTCTTCACGGGTACGACCGGCAACAAGGTTACGGTTGAAGCCAAGAAGTCTGAACAATTCACCACAACGATCACCCTTGAATACAATGCAATCGGACAGGCATTGGCTGAGGCAATGAGATTGGGTTCGGCAGCCTATCGTATCGACGCGCGAGCGTATGTCACTACAATACTTGGAGAAATAAGCTATCCTGTTAGTATCGAATTGAATTAG